From a region of the Zingiber officinale cultivar Zhangliang chromosome 10B, Zo_v1.1, whole genome shotgun sequence genome:
- the LOC122029276 gene encoding GTP cyclohydrolase 1-like yields MKMTKGKGFDFFICSLARSLCDWGEEEEVTDPLALDAKCALSIEETVKALLQGLGENHEREGLRRTPHRVAEAFRRGTKGYKQKAKDIVQGALFPEAGLNPGVSHARGVGGLVVVHDINLFSYCESCLLPFSIKCHVGYVPSGGRVVGLSKLSRVADVFARRFQDPLQGGFRILKD; encoded by the exons ATGAAGATGACTAAGGGGAAAG GGTTTGATTTCTTTATTTGCTCGCTCGCCCGCTCATTGTGCGACtggggggaggaggaggaggtgacgGATCCGCTGGCGTTGGATGCCAAGTGCGCGCTCTCGATCGAGGAGACCGTCAAGGCGCTGCTGCAGGGCCTCGGAGAGAATCACGAGCGAGAAGGCCTCCGGAGGACGCCGCATCGCGTGGCCGAGGCCTTCCGACGAGGAACCAAAG GGTACAAACAAAAGGCGAAAGACATTGTGCAGGGTGCCTTATTTCCAGAAGCTGGACTGAATCCGGGAGTCAGCCATGCAAGAGGGGTTGGTGGGCTAGTGGTTGTTCACGACATCAACTTGTTTTCCTACTGTGAGTCTTGCTTGCTTCCATTTAGCATCAAGTGCCATGTTGGCTATGTGCCATCCGGAGGGCGTGTCGTCGGCCTGAGTAAGCTGTCGCGAGTTGCAGATGTATTTGCAAGGAGGTTTCAGGATCCTTTGCAAGGAGGTTTCAGGATCCTAAAAGACTAG